DNA sequence from the Caulobacter segnis genome:
TCCAGGGTCTTGTTCTCCGCGCCCATCAGCCGGCGATAGGTCCAGTAGCTGGCCATCACCTTCTCGACGTAGTTGCGGGTTTCCTGGAAGGGCAGGCTCTCGATCAGCAGCAGGGTGTCGCAGTCGCCGCCCAACTGGGCCGCCGTCCGGTTCAGGGTCGCGGGTCCGCCGTTATAGGCCGCCACGGCCCGCAGGAGGTCGGGGCTCTTCACGCCCCGGTCCATCAGCCAGGTGAAGTAGTCCTGGCCGGCCCGCAGGTTGAAGGCGGGATCGAACAGCGGGGAGTTGTCGCCCCGCAGCTTGTCATCGCCGACCACGTCGGCGGCGGACGCAGGGCGCACCTGCATCAGGCCCACCGCGCCGGCGTTGGAGACGGCCAGCGGGTCGAAACGGCTTTCCTGGCGCACGAGGGCGTAGACCATGGCCTTGTCGATGGTGAAGCCGCCGACCGGATCCAGCGGGGGCAGGGGATAGTCCTCGCCGCCGACCCGGCGGACCGGGCGGCCGCCGTTCAGCGGGGCGTTGGCGTTGAGCGCCAGGGCCAGGGCCGTCCAGTCGTCGCGCAGCGCCGGCGTCTCGGCCAGGGAAAGGCCGGCGCGCAGCTCCAGCCCCGCCTCGCGCCAGCGGCCGATCTGAGCCAGGGCGGTGGCGCGGCGGGCGCGCGGGTCGGACGTCACCAGGCGGTCCAGCGACTCGCTGTCGGGGCCGACGTAGCTGGCGCGAGTCAGCAGGCTGGCGATCGGGTCGTAGGTTTCCTCGACGGCCGCCGCCACGCCGGTCAGCGCCAGCTGGCGGACAGCGATCATGCCGTAGAAGGTGTGGGGCGAGCGGGCGGCGTCACGCAGCAGCGCCTGGGCTTCGCGGCCGTGGCCGGCCTGGCTGGCGGCGCGGGCGGCCCAGAAGGCGCCGGCTGCGCGCAGCCACTCGTCCTCGTTCTGGTCGTGGGCCACTTGCTCGAAATAGCCCTGGGCCTGGGGAAGATCGCCCAGCCGATAGGCGGCCAGGCCGGCGATCCAGCGCTCGCCGCCGGCCACGGCCAGGGTCAGGGCCTTCTGGACATCCCCGGAATAGTAGGCCTCGCGCGCGGCGCGGCCCTTGTCGGCGGGCGGCGGACCGTCCTCGTTGGCCACGAACAGCGCGGGCGTCGGCGGGTCCGCCACGCGCTTGCTGGCCGGTTTGCGCTTGACGGCCAGGGCGTAGACGCGGTCGGCGCCGGCCTCCTCGCCATAGCGCTTCAGCCATTCGGTCAGATCGTCATAGGTGGCCGAATAGAGGCTGGGATGCATGACCTTGGCGAAGGCCAGTCGGCCGGCCAGGCTGTGGTCGCGCGCATTGGCGAAGGCGGCCTTGGCGGCGTCGAAGTCGCCGCGGTCGGTGGCGGCGAAGGCGGCGCGATAGGCGCGGACATCTTCCGGAGACAAAGGGTCGAGGGCGCCGGCGCGCGCGACGCCGGTCGCGCACAGGAACAGGGCCGAAAGTACGGCCGGAAGGCGAGCCCAAAGCTTCAAAAGCGATCCGCGCTGCCCCCGCAGGCGCGTCCCCATTCACCTAGTAGGCGAAACTTCTAGTGCGGGCGGTCCGGGCGATCAAGCCGCTCGGTCAGTGTCAAAAGGTCCTGCCACGCCTTCTTCTTCTGCGCGGGCGTGCGCAACAGGAAGGCCGGGTGCAGGGTCGGCATGGCCGGCAGCTCGATCGACCGGTCCTCGGAGGTCCATTCGAACCAGCGGCCGCGCATCGACAGGATGCCTTCCTCACGCTTCAGCACCGACTTGGCCGAGGCCCCGCCGGCCAGCATCAGCATCTTGGGCTTCACCAGGGCGATGGCGCGTTCGACGAACGGCGCGCAGGTCGCCTGTTCCTGCGGGGTCGGCGTGCGGTTGCCGGGCGGACGCCAGAAGACGGTGTTGGTGATGAAGACGCGCCCTTCCAGGCCCGCCGCCTTCAGCATGCGATCCAGCAGCTTGCCGGCCCGGCCGACGAACGGCTGCCCTTGCGCGTCCTCGTCCGCGCCGGGACCTTCGCCGATGATCATCAGGGGCGCGTCGCCGACGCCGCGAGAGAAAACGGCCTGCTTGGCGCCCTGGGTCTTCAGCGGACAGCCGTCGAAGGCGGCGATGGCGGCGGCCAGGCTCTCCAGGTCGTTGCAGGCGGCCGCGGCGGCCCTGGCCATGGCGACGGCCGAGCCGACGTCCGGGCCGCGCGACGCCGCCGGGCGGGCGATCGGGATCGGCGCGGGCGGCGGCTGGCTCTTGGCGCGCAGCATCGCCGCGCCCTCGGCCAGGCGGTCGATCGGGGCGTCCGCGTACGAGGCGTCGACGCCCGCGTCGGCCCAGAAGGCGAGCAGGCTTTCGACGGCGCGTTGATCGACGGCGAGGCTCATGAGACGGTCTTTAGCGCGGTTTGATCGTGTCCTCCACGCTG
Encoded proteins:
- a CDS encoding lytic transglycosylase domain-containing protein, with protein sequence MGTRLRGQRGSLLKLWARLPAVLSALFLCATGVARAGALDPLSPEDVRAYRAAFAATDRGDFDAAKAAFANARDHSLAGRLAFAKVMHPSLYSATYDDLTEWLKRYGEEAGADRVYALAVKRKPASKRVADPPTPALFVANEDGPPPADKGRAAREAYYSGDVQKALTLAVAGGERWIAGLAAYRLGDLPQAQGYFEQVAHDQNEDEWLRAAGAFWAARAASQAGHGREAQALLRDAARSPHTFYGMIAVRQLALTGVAAAVEETYDPIASLLTRASYVGPDSESLDRLVTSDPRARRATALAQIGRWREAGLELRAGLSLAETPALRDDWTALALALNANAPLNGGRPVRRVGGEDYPLPPLDPVGGFTIDKAMVYALVRQESRFDPLAVSNAGAVGLMQVRPASAADVVGDDKLRGDNSPLFDPAFNLRAGQDYFTWLMDRGVKSPDLLRAVAAYNGGPATLNRTAAQLGGDCDTLLLIESLPFQETRNYVEKVMASYWTYRRLMGAENKTLDAVASGARTVDFRLDPQIVAPTSIDQLMTQLASQ
- a CDS encoding uracil-DNA glycosylase codes for the protein MSLAVDQRAVESLLAFWADAGVDASYADAPIDRLAEGAAMLRAKSQPPPAPIPIARPAASRGPDVGSAVAMARAAAAACNDLESLAAAIAAFDGCPLKTQGAKQAVFSRGVGDAPLMIIGEGPGADEDAQGQPFVGRAGKLLDRMLKAAGLEGRVFITNTVFWRPPGNRTPTPQEQATCAPFVERAIALVKPKMLMLAGGASAKSVLKREEGILSMRGRWFEWTSEDRSIELPAMPTLHPAFLLRTPAQKKKAWQDLLTLTERLDRPDRPH